The following coding sequences lie in one Alphaproteobacteria bacterium genomic window:
- a CDS encoding transaldolase: protein MQSSPPELRIRIFADGADLAGIADLARDPRIAGFTTNPTLMRQAGVRDYARFARDVLALVPDRPVSFEVIADDLDGIERQALTIAGWGANAWVKVPVTTTAGTPCAPVVRRLALRGVRVNVTAILTLAQVRALTEAMPEDAPAIFSVFAGRIADTGRDPVPLMRAALAVMAARPRTELLWASPREVLNVYQADAAGCHIITCTADLLRKLALRGRDLAAYSLETVAMFRRDALAAGYAVPADAAFAVAHATAAE from the coding sequence ATGCAGTCGAGCCCCCCCGAACTGCGCATAAGGATCTTCGCCGACGGCGCCGACCTTGCCGGCATCGCGGATCTCGCCCGCGACCCGCGGATCGCCGGCTTCACCACCAATCCGACGCTGATGCGCCAGGCCGGCGTGCGCGACTATGCCCGCTTCGCCCGCGACGTGCTGGCGCTGGTGCCCGACCGGCCGGTGTCGTTCGAGGTGATCGCCGACGACCTCGACGGCATCGAGCGGCAGGCGCTGACCATCGCCGGCTGGGGCGCCAACGCCTGGGTCAAGGTGCCGGTCACCACCACCGCCGGCACGCCCTGCGCGCCGGTCGTGCGCCGGCTGGCGCTGCGCGGCGTGCGCGTCAACGTCACCGCCATCCTGACGCTGGCCCAGGTCCGCGCGCTGACCGAGGCGATGCCGGAGGACGCGCCCGCGATCTTCTCGGTGTTCGCCGGGCGCATCGCCGACACCGGTCGCGACCCGGTGCCGCTGATGCGCGCGGCGCTGGCCGTGATGGCGGCCCGGCCGCGGACCGAGTTGTTGTGGGCGAGCCCGCGCGAGGTGCTGAACGTCTATCAGGCCGACGCCGCCGGCTGCCACATCATCACCTGCACCGCCGACCTGCTGCGCAAGCTGGCGCTGCGCGGGCGCGACCTCGCCGCCTATTCGCTGGAGACGGTCGCCATGTTCCGCCGCGACGCGCTGGCCGCCGGCTATGCGGTGCCGGCGGACGCGGCGTTCGCGGTGGCCCACGCCACTGCGGCGGAATAG
- a CDS encoding thiamine pyrophosphate-dependent dehydrogenase E1 component subunit alpha has protein sequence MTTDDIGLTLFRSLLRMRMVEERIAALYPEQDMRCPTHFSIGQEAVAAGVLAHVARDELAMSAHRSHAHYLGKGGDLKAMLAELHGKATGCAGGKGGSMHLIDRAAGFLGCVPIVGATIPIAVGAALGTRMQGVARLATVFFGEGAAETGVFHESLNYAVLHRLAVLFVCEDNLYSVNTGLAARQPAGRTLAGLARAHGAYAAEGDGQDVEAVHALTAPAIAHARAGNGPAFLRFATYRMLEHCGPLADTRLGFRPAGEYEAWAARDPVAIQQQRLMADGRLTAAALGALRDTLAAEIEAAVAFAKASPFPERAALHRDLYPPAPEPASTPLARRA, from the coding sequence ATGACCACCGACGACATCGGGCTCACCCTGTTCCGGTCCCTGCTGCGCATGCGCATGGTCGAGGAACGGATCGCCGCGCTCTATCCCGAGCAGGACATGCGCTGCCCGACCCATTTCAGCATCGGCCAGGAGGCGGTGGCCGCCGGGGTGCTGGCGCACGTGGCGCGCGACGAGCTGGCGATGAGCGCGCATCGCAGCCACGCCCATTATCTCGGCAAGGGCGGCGACCTGAAGGCGATGCTGGCCGAGCTCCATGGCAAGGCGACCGGGTGCGCCGGCGGCAAGGGCGGGTCGATGCACCTGATCGACCGCGCCGCCGGCTTCCTCGGCTGCGTGCCGATCGTCGGCGCGACCATCCCGATCGCCGTCGGCGCCGCGCTGGGCACCCGCATGCAGGGCGTCGCCAGGCTGGCGACGGTGTTCTTCGGCGAGGGCGCGGCGGAGACCGGCGTGTTCCATGAGAGCCTGAACTATGCCGTGCTGCACCGGCTGGCGGTGCTGTTCGTCTGCGAGGACAACCTCTATTCGGTCAACACCGGGCTGGCGGCGCGGCAGCCGGCGGGCCGCACGCTGGCCGGCCTCGCCCGCGCGCACGGTGCCTATGCGGCGGAGGGCGACGGCCAGGACGTCGAGGCGGTGCACGCGCTGACCGCGCCGGCGATCGCCCATGCGCGGGCCGGCAACGGCCCGGCATTCCTGCGCTTCGCCACCTACCGCATGCTGGAGCATTGCGGGCCGCTGGCCGACACCCGGCTCGGCTTCCGCCCCGCCGGCGAGTACGAGGCCTGGGCGGCGCGCGACCCGGTCGCGATCCAGCAGCAGCGGCTGATGGCGGACGGCCGGCTGACCGCGGCGGCGCTGGGCGCCCTCCGGGACACGCTCGCGGCCGAGATCGAGGCCGCCGTCGCCTTCGCCAAGGCGAGCCCGTTCCCGGAGCGGGCTGCGCTGCATCGCGACCTCTACCCGCCGGCACCCGAGCCGGCATCGACGCCGCTGGCGCGCCGCGCATGA
- a CDS encoding glycosyltransferase, translated as MTTTAATAGGAPVRPDQAVFALVIPVFNEQAALPALLDALRATLTPAALAAAGVARLHVLFVDDGSTDATARLLAEAIGAGFPGELIRFSRNFGHQAAVTAGLAHARADVVGVIDADLQDPPAELPAMLARWRAGADVVYGVRRQRKENLVKRAGYRLFYGLIRYLTEGLVPADAGDFCVMDRRAVDAINALPETLRFVRGIRAWVGFRQEPHPYERAARAAGRPKYGWRALYKLATDGIATSSIRPLRIAQLLSILFFALSLAIGAGSLVYLLTADGLDATLAAVLLLTVFCSVSFFLLFLCLYVLSAYVGRGYIEAKRRPAYVVMERIGGD; from the coding sequence GTGACAACGACCGCAGCGACGGCCGGCGGCGCCCCGGTCCGCCCCGACCAGGCGGTCTTCGCGCTGGTGATCCCGGTGTTCAACGAGCAGGCGGCGCTGCCGGCGCTGCTGGACGCGCTGCGGGCGACGCTGACGCCGGCGGCGTTGGCCGCGGCCGGGGTGGCGCGGCTGCATGTGCTGTTCGTCGACGACGGCAGCACCGATGCGACCGCACGGCTGCTGGCCGAGGCGATCGGCGCCGGCTTCCCCGGCGAACTGATCCGGTTCAGCCGCAATTTCGGCCACCAGGCCGCGGTGACCGCCGGCCTGGCCCATGCGCGCGCCGACGTGGTCGGCGTGATCGATGCCGACCTGCAGGACCCGCCGGCGGAGCTGCCGGCCATGCTGGCGCGCTGGCGCGCCGGCGCCGACGTGGTCTACGGCGTGCGCCGGCAGCGCAAGGAGAACCTGGTCAAGCGGGCCGGCTACCGCCTGTTCTACGGCCTGATCCGCTATCTGACCGAGGGGCTGGTGCCGGCCGATGCCGGCGATTTCTGCGTGATGGACCGGCGCGCGGTCGACGCGATCAACGCGCTGCCGGAAACGCTGCGCTTCGTACGCGGCATCCGCGCCTGGGTCGGCTTCCGGCAGGAGCCGCATCCCTACGAACGGGCGGCGCGGGCCGCCGGCCGGCCGAAATACGGCTGGCGCGCGCTCTACAAGCTGGCCACCGACGGTATCGCCACCAGCTCGATCCGGCCGCTGCGGATCGCCCAGCTGCTGTCGATCCTGTTCTTCGCGCTGTCGCTGGCGATCGGCGCCGGCAGCCTGGTCTACCTGCTGACCGCCGACGGGCTCGACGCGACGCTGGCGGCGGTGCTGCTGCTGACCGTGTTCTGCAGCGTGTCGTTCTTCCTGCTGTTCCTGTGCCTCTACGTACTCAGTGCCTATGTCGGCCGCGGCTACATCGAGGCCAAGCGCCGCCCGGCCTATGTGGTGATGGAGCGGATCGGCGGCGACTGA
- a CDS encoding HAD-IIIA family hydrolase, which produces MRRAVFLDRDGTINRAIVRDGRPYPPPDLAALEILPGAADAVRRLHTAGFLTVIVTNQPDVARGLQSRATVAAIHAAIRAAMPITAIRACYAEEGKDGGRYKPAPGMLLEAAASFGIALADSFMVGDRWRDVGAGAAAGCFTILIESDYTEPVRCRPDAVVASLAAAADLILAGRPPDRSAQGS; this is translated from the coding sequence ATGAGGCGGGCGGTCTTCCTCGACCGCGACGGCACCATCAACCGCGCCATCGTCCGCGACGGCCGGCCCTATCCCCCGCCCGACCTCGCCGCACTGGAGATCCTGCCCGGCGCCGCCGACGCGGTGCGGCGGCTGCACACCGCCGGCTTCCTCACCGTCATCGTCACCAACCAGCCCGACGTGGCCCGCGGCCTGCAGTCGCGCGCAACCGTGGCGGCGATCCACGCCGCGATCCGTGCCGCGATGCCGATCACCGCGATCCGCGCCTGCTATGCCGAGGAGGGCAAGGACGGCGGCCGCTACAAGCCGGCGCCGGGCATGCTGCTGGAGGCTGCGGCCAGCTTCGGCATCGCGCTGGCCGACAGCTTCATGGTCGGCGACCGCTGGCGCGATGTCGGCGCGGGAGCGGCGGCCGGATGCTTTACGATCCTGATCGAATCGGACTACACAGAACCCGTGCGCTGCCGCCCGGATGCGGTGGTCGCGTCGCTGGCCGCGGCGGCCGACCTGATCCTGGCGGGCCGTCCGCCGGACCGATCGGCACAGGGAAGCTAA
- a CDS encoding transketolase C-terminal domain-containing protein, with amino-acid sequence MTAARQLSYGGAIREALDLCLAADPRVYVMGLGVPDPVGIFGTTRGLAERHGAERVRDMPISENAMTGVAIGTALTGMRPVMTHMRLEFAMLAIDQIVNQAAKWHYMFGGQATVPLVVRLIVGRGWGQGPQHSQSLHAWFAHVPGLKVAMPATPHDAKGLLIAAVEDDAPVLFIEHRWLHGITGPVPEGPYRVPLGRSAVLRPGRDVTVVAASYMTLEARKAADRLAAEGIEAEIVDLRTLNPLDDRPVLDSVAKTGRLVVCDHASRHAGFAGEIVARVCERRWGALKSPPERVTLPDLPAPTSRALANYYYPGPEHIAAAVRTTLGLCGADPWDGIAPEDRRDVPDPSFTGPF; translated from the coding sequence ATGACCGCGGCGCGGCAACTGAGCTACGGCGGCGCGATCCGCGAGGCGCTGGACCTGTGCCTCGCCGCCGATCCGCGCGTCTATGTCATGGGGCTGGGCGTGCCGGACCCGGTCGGCATCTTCGGCACCACCCGCGGGCTGGCCGAACGCCATGGCGCCGAGCGGGTCCGCGACATGCCGATCTCCGAGAACGCGATGACCGGCGTGGCGATCGGAACGGCGCTGACCGGCATGCGGCCGGTGATGACCCACATGCGGCTGGAATTCGCCATGCTGGCGATCGACCAGATCGTCAACCAGGCCGCCAAGTGGCACTACATGTTCGGCGGCCAGGCGACCGTGCCGCTGGTGGTGCGGCTGATCGTCGGCCGCGGCTGGGGCCAGGGGCCGCAGCATTCGCAGAGCCTGCACGCCTGGTTCGCCCACGTGCCGGGGCTGAAGGTGGCGATGCCGGCGACGCCGCACGATGCCAAGGGCCTGCTGATCGCCGCCGTCGAGGACGATGCGCCGGTGCTGTTCATCGAGCATCGCTGGCTGCACGGCATCACCGGGCCGGTGCCGGAGGGGCCCTATCGCGTGCCGCTGGGCCGGTCGGCGGTGCTGCGGCCCGGCCGCGACGTCACCGTCGTCGCCGCCTCCTACATGACGCTGGAGGCGAGGAAGGCGGCGGACCGGCTGGCGGCCGAGGGCATCGAGGCGGAGATCGTCGACCTGCGCACGCTGAACCCGCTCGACGACCGCCCGGTGCTGGATTCGGTGGCGAAGACCGGGCGGCTGGTGGTCTGCGACCACGCCAGCCGCCATGCCGGCTTTGCCGGCGAGATCGTCGCGCGGGTGTGCGAGCGGCGCTGGGGCGCGCTGAAAAGCCCGCCGGAACGGGTGACGCTGCCCGACCTGCCGGCGCCGACCAGCCGGGCGCTCGCCAACTACTATTATCCGGGACCCGAGCACATCGCCGCCGCGGTGCGGACGACGCTGGGGCTGTGCGGCGCCGATCCGTGGGACGGGATCGCACCCGAGGACCGGCGCGACGTGCCCGACCCGTCGTTCACCGGGCCGTTCTGA
- a CDS encoding NAD-dependent epimerase/dehydratase family protein — MSAAAPVAVVTGGAGFIGSHMVDLLLAEGFAVRVIDNLSGGREANLAAHAGNPALAAEWRDVLDLAADDPLFRGAGAVFHFAGIGDIVPSIERPADYMAVNVQGTVRVLEAARAAGVARLVYAASSSCYGLADTPTGEDHPIRPQYPYALSKYQGEQAALHWHRVYGLPVNAIRIFNAYGTRARTSGAYGAVFGVFLRQKLAGRPFTVVGDGSQRRDFLYVTDVARAFLAAARTERVGRVWNLGAGNPQSVNRLVALLGGDVVHIPKRPGEPDVTWADIGRITAELGWRPQVGFEEGVARILADIDYWREAPLWDPDSIAGATATWFRHLGDGAAAS; from the coding sequence GTGAGCGCCGCCGCACCGGTCGCGGTGGTCACCGGCGGCGCCGGCTTCATCGGCAGCCACATGGTCGACCTGCTGCTGGCCGAGGGCTTCGCCGTCCGGGTGATCGACAACCTGTCGGGCGGGCGCGAGGCCAACCTGGCCGCCCATGCCGGCAACCCCGCGCTGGCCGCCGAGTGGCGCGACGTCCTCGACCTCGCCGCCGACGACCCGCTGTTCCGCGGCGCCGGCGCCGTGTTCCACTTCGCCGGCATCGGCGACATCGTGCCGTCGATCGAGCGGCCGGCCGACTACATGGCGGTCAACGTCCAGGGCACCGTGCGGGTGCTGGAGGCGGCGCGCGCCGCCGGCGTCGCCCGGCTGGTCTACGCCGCCTCGTCCTCCTGCTACGGGCTGGCCGACACGCCGACCGGCGAGGACCACCCGATCCGGCCGCAATATCCCTATGCGCTGAGCAAGTACCAGGGCGAGCAGGCCGCGCTGCACTGGCACCGCGTCTACGGCCTGCCGGTCAACGCGATCCGCATCTTCAACGCCTACGGCACCCGCGCGCGCACCTCCGGCGCCTATGGCGCGGTGTTCGGGGTGTTCCTGCGCCAGAAGCTGGCCGGCCGCCCGTTCACCGTGGTCGGCGACGGCAGCCAGCGCCGCGACTTCCTCTACGTCACCGACGTCGCCCGCGCCTTTCTCGCCGCTGCGCGCACCGAACGCGTCGGCCGGGTCTGGAACCTCGGCGCCGGCAACCCGCAGTCGGTCAACCGGCTGGTCGCGCTGCTCGGCGGCGATGTCGTCCACATCCCGAAGCGGCCGGGCGAGCCCGACGTGACCTGGGCCGACATCGGCCGCATCACCGCCGAGCTGGGCTGGCGGCCGCAGGTCGGCTTCGAGGAGGGCGTCGCCCGCATCCTCGCCGACATCGACTATTGGCGCGAGGCGCCGCTGTGGGACCCGGACAGCATCGCCGGCGCCACCGCCACCTGGTTCCGCCATCTCGGCGACGGGGCCGCCGCGTCGTGA